A DNA window from Xanthomonas campestris pv. campestris str. ATCC 33913 contains the following coding sequences:
- a CDS encoding membrane protein — protein sequence MNRTRSPATRGGFVTPMAWVSLLLGVASALTNLLQILLIGLVPGSTTLPLPPGMRMPASWQWLIDHAVSLSVLGMVLSVAFAWMSWALLQRREWARIGFVLVLVVTGLLNFAGLALIGPLFDGLQSMLPADILHSPEWPQMQARLQTTRLMALLLTGIGALVIALFQCALAWRLCAPAVRAEFAASPRG from the coding sequence ATGAACCGCACGCGGTCACCGGCAACGCGCGGCGGGTTCGTCACGCCAATGGCGTGGGTGTCGCTGCTGCTGGGCGTGGCCAGCGCGCTGACCAACCTGCTGCAGATCCTGCTGATCGGGCTGGTGCCCGGCTCCACCACGCTGCCACTGCCCCCGGGAATGCGCATGCCCGCTTCCTGGCAATGGCTGATCGACCATGCGGTGAGCTTGTCGGTGCTGGGCATGGTGCTGTCGGTGGCCTTCGCCTGGATGAGCTGGGCCTTGCTGCAGCGGCGCGAGTGGGCGCGGATCGGCTTCGTGCTGGTGCTGGTGGTCACCGGATTGCTTAATTTCGCTGGCTTGGCCCTGATAGGGCCGCTGTTCGATGGCCTGCAGTCGATGCTGCCGGCCGACATCCTGCACAGCCCGGAGTGGCCGCAGATGCAGGCGCGCCTGCAGACCACGCGACTGATGGCGCTGCTGCTGACCGGCATCGGTGCGCTGGTGATCGCGCTGTTTCAGTGCGCCCTGGCGTGGCGGCTGTGCGCGCCTGCGGTGCGCGCGGAGTTTGCGGCCTCGCCACGGGGCTGA
- the polA gene encoding DNA polymerase I, translating into MSRLVLIDGSSYLYRAFHALPPLTNAQGEPTGALFGVVNMLRATLKERPAYVAFVVDAPGKTFRDDLYADYKANRPSMPDDLRAQVQPMCDIVHALGIDILRIDGVEADDVIGTLALQGASDGLAVTISTGDKDFAQLVRPGVELVNTMSGSRMDSDEAVIAKFGVRPNQIVDLLALMGDTVDNVPGVEKCGPKTAAKWLAEYDSLDGVIANADKIKGKIGENLRAALPRLPLNRELVTIKTDVVLASGPRALDLREPNAEALAVLYARYGFTQALRELGGAAAEAGGLTAPMAVARTEPGRARGTGFVSAPAAAPVELDPALSAPGQYETILTQAQLDSWIARLRAAGQFAFDTETDSLDALQANLIGLSVAAEPGQAAYLPFGHDFPGAPAQLDRTQALAQLAPLLTDPAVRKLGQHGKYDLHVMRRHGIALAGYADDTLLESFVLNSGSARHDMDSLAKRYLGYDTVKYEDICGKGAKQIKFAQVSLEDATRYAAEDADITLRLHQVLGKRLAAEPALESVYRDIEMPLVGVLERIEANGVCVDAAELRRQSADLSKRMLAAQQKATELAGRTFNLDSPKQLQALLFDELKLPAVVKTPKGQPSTNEEALEAIADQHELPRVILDYRSLAKLRSTYTDKLPEMIHPQSGRVHTSYHQAGAATGRLSSSDPNLQNIPIRTEDGRRIRRAFVAPAGRKLIACDYSQIELRIMAHLSGDPGLVGAFESGADVHRATAAEVFGRTIDTVSGDERRAAKAINFGLMYGMSAFGLARQLGIGRGEAQDYIALYFSRYPGVRDFMETTRQQARDKGYVETVFGRRLYLDFINAGSQGQRAGAERAAINAPMQGTAADIIKRAMVSVDGWIADHAQRALMILQVHDELVFEADADFVDTLLAEVTARMSAAASLRVPLVVDSGVGDNWDEAH; encoded by the coding sequence ATGAGCAGATTAGTCCTGATCGACGGGTCCAGTTACCTGTATCGCGCGTTCCACGCGCTTCCGCCGCTGACCAATGCCCAGGGCGAGCCCACCGGTGCGTTGTTCGGCGTGGTCAACATGCTGCGCGCCACCTTGAAGGAACGCCCGGCCTATGTGGCGTTCGTGGTGGATGCGCCCGGCAAGACATTTCGTGATGACTTGTATGCCGACTACAAGGCCAATCGCCCGTCGATGCCCGACGACCTGCGTGCACAGGTGCAGCCGATGTGCGACATCGTGCATGCGCTGGGCATCGACATCCTGCGCATCGACGGTGTGGAAGCGGACGATGTGATCGGCACGCTGGCGCTGCAAGGCGCCAGCGACGGCTTGGCCGTCACCATCTCCACCGGCGACAAGGACTTCGCGCAGCTGGTGCGCCCGGGCGTGGAACTGGTCAACACCATGAGCGGCAGCCGCATGGATTCGGACGAGGCGGTGATCGCCAAATTCGGCGTGCGCCCGAACCAGATCGTCGACCTGCTGGCGCTGATGGGCGACACCGTCGACAACGTGCCCGGCGTGGAAAAGTGCGGCCCCAAGACCGCCGCCAAATGGCTGGCCGAATACGACTCGCTCGACGGCGTGATCGCCAATGCCGACAAGATCAAGGGCAAGATCGGCGAGAACCTGCGCGCCGCCTTGCCGCGGCTGCCGCTCAATCGCGAGCTGGTCACCATCAAGACCGACGTGGTGCTGGCCAGCGGTCCGCGCGCGCTGGACCTGCGCGAACCCAACGCCGAAGCGCTGGCGGTGCTGTACGCGCGCTACGGCTTCACCCAGGCGCTGCGCGAACTCGGCGGCGCCGCCGCCGAGGCCGGCGGGCTGACCGCACCGATGGCGGTGGCGCGCACCGAGCCTGGCCGCGCACGCGGCACCGGCTTCGTGTCGGCGCCGGCTGCCGCTCCGGTGGAGCTGGACCCGGCGCTGTCGGCGCCCGGCCAGTACGAGACCATCCTCACCCAGGCGCAGCTCGACAGCTGGATCGCGCGGCTGCGCGCGGCCGGGCAGTTCGCCTTCGATACCGAAACCGACAGCCTGGACGCGCTGCAGGCCAACCTGATCGGCCTCAGCGTCGCCGCCGAGCCCGGCCAGGCCGCCTACCTGCCGTTCGGCCACGATTTCCCCGGCGCACCGGCCCAGCTCGACCGCACGCAGGCGCTGGCGCAGCTGGCGCCGCTGCTGACCGACCCGGCGGTGCGCAAGCTCGGCCAGCACGGCAAGTACGACCTGCACGTGATGCGCCGCCACGGCATCGCCCTGGCCGGCTACGCCGACGACACCCTGCTGGAGAGCTTCGTGCTCAACTCCGGCAGTGCCCGCCACGACATGGACAGCCTGGCCAAGCGTTACCTGGGCTACGACACCGTCAAGTACGAAGACATCTGCGGCAAGGGCGCCAAGCAGATCAAGTTCGCCCAGGTCAGCCTGGAAGACGCCACCCGCTACGCCGCCGAAGACGCCGACATCACCCTGCGCCTGCACCAGGTGCTGGGCAAGCGCCTGGCCGCCGAGCCGGCGCTGGAGAGTGTCTACCGCGACATCGAAATGCCGCTGGTGGGCGTGCTGGAGCGCATCGAGGCCAACGGCGTGTGCGTGGACGCAGCCGAGCTGCGCCGCCAGAGCGCGGACCTGTCCAAGCGCATGCTCGCCGCCCAGCAGAAGGCCACCGAACTGGCCGGGCGCACCTTCAACCTGGACTCGCCCAAACAGCTGCAGGCGCTGCTGTTCGACGAGCTCAAGCTGCCCGCCGTGGTCAAGACGCCCAAGGGCCAGCCCTCGACCAACGAAGAAGCCCTGGAAGCCATCGCCGACCAGCACGAGCTGCCGCGGGTGATCCTGGACTACCGCAGCCTGGCCAAACTGCGCAGCACCTACACCGACAAGCTGCCGGAGATGATCCACCCGCAGTCCGGGCGCGTGCACACCAGCTACCACCAGGCCGGCGCGGCCACCGGGCGGTTGTCTTCGTCCGACCCCAACCTGCAGAACATCCCGATCCGCACCGAAGACGGCCGCCGCATCCGCCGCGCCTTTGTCGCCCCGGCCGGACGCAAGCTGATCGCCTGCGACTACTCGCAGATCGAGCTGCGCATCATGGCCCACCTGTCCGGCGACCCCGGCCTGGTCGGCGCATTCGAATCCGGCGCCGACGTGCACCGTGCCACCGCCGCCGAAGTGTTCGGCCGCACCATCGATACGGTCAGCGGGGATGAGCGCCGCGCCGCCAAGGCGATCAACTTCGGCCTGATGTACGGCATGAGTGCGTTCGGCCTGGCCCGCCAGCTCGGCATCGGCCGTGGCGAGGCGCAGGACTACATCGCGCTGTACTTCAGCCGTTACCCGGGCGTGCGTGACTTCATGGAAACCACCCGGCAGCAGGCCCGCGACAAGGGCTACGTGGAAACCGTGTTCGGCCGCCGGCTGTATCTGGACTTCATCAACGCCGGCAGCCAGGGCCAACGCGCCGGCGCCGAGCGCGCGGCCATCAACGCGCCGATGCAGGGCACCGCCGCCGACATCATCAAGCGCGCCATGGTCAGCGTGGATGGCTGGATTGCCGATCACGCGCAGCGCGCCCTGATGATCCTGCAGGTGCACGACGAACTGGTGTTCGAGGCCGACGCCGACTTCGTCGACACGCTGCTGGCCGAGGTCACCGCGCGCATGTCTGCGGCCGCCAGCCTGCGCGTGCCGCTGGTGGTCGATTCGGGCGTGGGCGATAACTGGGACGAGGCGCATTGA
- the hemF gene encoding oxygen-dependent coproporphyrinogen oxidase yields the protein MNEFDRVRDYLTDLQDRICAAVEAIDGKARFAEDLWQRAEGGGGRTRILRDGAVFEQAGIGFSDVSGARLPPSASAHRPELAGATWRACGVSLVFHPHNPHIPTTHANVRYFRAERDGEMVAAWFGGGFDLTPFYPVDEDVMHWHRTAQALCAPFGEERYAAHKRWCDEYFFLRHRNETRGVGGLFFDDLGQDFERDFAYQRAVGDGFLDAYLPIVERRKDTPYGEAERAFQLYRRGRYVEFNLVYDRGTLFGLQSGGRAESILMSLPPQVRWEYGFQPQPGSAEARLADYLIPRDWLG from the coding sequence ATGAACGAATTCGACCGTGTACGTGACTATCTGACCGATCTGCAGGACCGCATCTGCGCCGCCGTGGAAGCCATCGATGGCAAGGCGCGGTTTGCCGAGGACCTGTGGCAGCGCGCGGAAGGCGGCGGTGGGCGCACCCGCATCCTGCGCGACGGTGCGGTGTTTGAGCAGGCCGGCATCGGCTTCTCCGACGTGTCCGGCGCGCGGCTGCCGCCCTCGGCCAGCGCGCATCGGCCCGAGCTGGCCGGCGCCACCTGGCGCGCCTGCGGGGTGTCGCTGGTGTTCCACCCGCACAATCCGCACATCCCGACCACACACGCCAACGTGCGCTACTTCCGCGCCGAGCGCGATGGCGAAATGGTGGCGGCCTGGTTCGGCGGCGGCTTCGACCTGACCCCGTTCTACCCGGTCGACGAAGACGTCATGCACTGGCACCGCACCGCACAGGCGCTGTGCGCGCCGTTTGGCGAGGAACGCTACGCCGCGCACAAGCGCTGGTGCGACGAGTACTTCTTCCTGCGCCACCGCAACGAGACCCGCGGCGTGGGCGGGCTGTTCTTCGACGACCTGGGCCAGGACTTCGAACGCGACTTCGCCTACCAGCGCGCGGTCGGTGACGGTTTCCTGGACGCCTACCTGCCAATCGTCGAACGCCGCAAGGACACGCCCTACGGCGAGGCTGAGCGCGCCTTCCAGCTGTACCGGCGTGGCCGCTACGTGGAGTTCAACCTGGTCTACGACCGCGGCACCCTGTTCGGGCTGCAGAGCGGTGGCCGCGCCGAGAGCATCCTGATGAGCCTGCCGCCGCAGGTGCGCTGGGAATATGGATTCCAGCCGCAACCAGGAAGCGCCGAGGCACGTCTGGCCGATTATTTGATTCCGCGCGATTGGCTCGGCTGA
- the xanC gene encoding xanthomonadin biosynthesis acyl carrier protein XanC, protein MSSQTAAERELAELLVESLNLEDVQPADIDPEAPLFNTGLGLDSIDALELALAISKRYGFQLRSDNDENRRIFASLRALSAHVEANKTT, encoded by the coding sequence ATGTCCTCGCAAACCGCTGCCGAACGTGAACTGGCCGAACTCCTGGTCGAAAGCCTGAACCTGGAAGACGTCCAGCCCGCCGACATCGATCCGGAGGCGCCGCTGTTCAATACCGGCCTGGGGCTGGATTCGATCGACGCGCTGGAACTGGCGCTGGCGATCAGCAAGCGCTACGGCTTCCAGCTGCGTTCGGACAACGACGAGAACCGTCGCATCTTCGCGTCGCTGCGCGCATTGTCGGCGCATGTCGAAGCCAACAAGACTACCTGA
- a CDS encoding NAD(P)/FAD-dependent oxidoreductase, with protein MPAAGQAPGPECPDVLIIGGGPAGCAAAIVLAQQGWAVTLLEKEQHPRFHIGESLLPMNIPILERLGVLEQVRDIGVLKRGADFPNDAGGYNTFRFSHALDAKADYAFQVPRAQFDQVLFARAREVGVDAREQVKVESVAFDGEQPVLQARGVDGVQQFRPRYLLDASGRDTFMGNRLKLKRANAKHQSAAVFSHFRGVTRRPGEDAGNISIYRHAHGWMWLIPLPDDVMSVGAVCYPDYMKTRKGDSEGFLLRTLALNPEVAARMADAERVAPVHATGNYAYECTRMSGPRWLLLGDAYTFVDPMFSSGVFLAMHSAERGAAMVDAVLRAPHREASLQRALSRELARGLSEFKWFIYRFTSPTMRALFAQPQNVWQVEQAVVAMLAGDVFDSPKVRRRLRVFRAIYSVTALSMLPRAWHAWRHRRRQARLGFDGDTLHRDAP; from the coding sequence ATGCCGGCAGCCGGGCAGGCTCCCGGGCCGGAGTGTCCGGATGTATTGATCATCGGCGGTGGCCCCGCCGGTTGCGCTGCCGCCATCGTGCTCGCGCAGCAGGGCTGGGCCGTGACGCTGCTGGAAAAAGAGCAGCACCCGCGCTTCCACATCGGCGAGTCGCTGCTGCCGATGAACATCCCGATCCTCGAACGCCTGGGCGTGCTCGAGCAGGTGCGCGACATTGGCGTGCTCAAGCGTGGCGCCGACTTTCCCAATGACGCCGGCGGCTACAACACCTTCCGCTTTTCGCATGCGCTCGATGCCAAGGCCGACTACGCCTTCCAGGTGCCGCGCGCGCAGTTTGACCAGGTGCTGTTCGCGCGGGCGCGCGAAGTTGGCGTGGATGCGCGCGAACAGGTCAAGGTGGAGAGCGTGGCGTTCGATGGCGAGCAGCCGGTGCTCCAGGCACGCGGCGTGGACGGCGTGCAGCAGTTCCGCCCGCGTTATCTGCTCGACGCCAGCGGCCGCGACACGTTTATGGGCAACCGCCTCAAGCTCAAGCGCGCCAATGCGAAGCACCAGTCGGCGGCGGTGTTCAGCCATTTCCGTGGGGTGACCCGGCGCCCGGGCGAGGACGCCGGCAACATCAGCATTTACCGCCATGCGCATGGCTGGATGTGGCTGATTCCGCTCCCGGACGATGTGATGAGCGTGGGCGCGGTCTGCTACCCCGACTACATGAAGACGCGCAAGGGCGACAGCGAAGGCTTTTTGCTGCGCACGCTGGCGTTGAATCCGGAAGTGGCCGCGCGCATGGCCGATGCCGAGCGCGTGGCGCCGGTGCACGCCACCGGCAACTACGCCTACGAATGCACGCGCATGAGCGGCCCGCGCTGGCTGCTGCTCGGCGATGCCTACACGTTTGTCGACCCGATGTTTTCCTCCGGCGTGTTCCTGGCCATGCACAGCGCCGAACGCGGCGCGGCCATGGTGGATGCGGTGCTGCGCGCGCCGCACCGCGAAGCCAGCCTGCAGCGCGCGCTGTCGCGCGAGTTGGCGCGCGGCCTGAGCGAGTTCAAGTGGTTCATCTACCGCTTCACCTCGCCCACCATGCGCGCACTGTTCGCGCAGCCGCAGAACGTGTGGCAGGTGGAACAGGCGGTGGTGGCGATGCTTGCCGGCGACGTGTTCGACAGCCCCAAGGTGCGCCGCCGCCTGCGCGTGTTCCGCGCCATCTATTCAGTCACCGCGCTGTCGATGCTGCCGCGCGCCTGGCATGCCTGGCGGCATCGCCGGCGCCAGGCCCGGCTCGGCTTCGACGGTGACACCTTGCACAGAGACGCTCCATGA
- the xanA2 gene encoding xanthomonadin biosynthesis 3-hydroxybenozate--AMP ligase XanA2, producing the protein MPSPSTPLSHPLAVGEPGRPLAWRDGQAVDLATFIAHVHGLAQLLPDGRHAVNLCEDRYRFMVAFYACAVRGQVSLLPSSRAPAVVGEVQARHADAYCLGDLALELAPPRYWQLPADLPRLEGPVPMLADDALVAIGFTSGSTGAPQPNPKTWGSFLTSTRQDLVALQSLWAHTDAVPHVVATVPPQHMYGMELSVLLPMVTALAVHAGRPFFPDDVARALAEIPEPRVLVTTPVHLRALVESGVHLPPLVGIVSATAPLAQEVAAAAEARFGGEVREMFGSTETCVFAVRRTAVEAAWTPLPGVRLESQAAGTLVHAPHLASPVLLADMMDVAADGRFQVRGRQADLLEIAGKRASLADLTRRLLAVPGVVDGTIVQLAPEHGQSVGRIAALVVAPSLDEAQILTALRGSFDPVFLPRRLRKLAALPRNETGKLPRDLVLGLLSS; encoded by the coding sequence ATGCCCAGTCCGTCCACTCCGCTGTCCCATCCGTTGGCCGTTGGCGAACCCGGCCGGCCGTTGGCGTGGCGCGACGGGCAGGCGGTGGACCTGGCCACCTTCATCGCACACGTGCATGGCCTGGCGCAGTTGCTGCCCGACGGCCGCCACGCGGTGAACCTGTGCGAGGACCGCTATCGCTTCATGGTGGCGTTTTATGCCTGCGCGGTGCGTGGGCAGGTGTCGCTGCTGCCGTCTTCGCGCGCGCCGGCGGTGGTCGGCGAAGTGCAGGCGCGCCACGCCGATGCGTACTGCCTGGGCGATCTAGCGCTGGAACTGGCGCCGCCGCGCTATTGGCAATTGCCGGCGGACTTACCGCGGCTGGAAGGCCCGGTCCCGATGCTGGCCGACGATGCCCTGGTGGCGATCGGCTTCACCTCCGGCAGCACCGGCGCGCCACAACCCAATCCCAAGACCTGGGGCAGTTTCCTGACCAGCACGCGGCAGGATCTGGTGGCGTTGCAGAGCCTGTGGGCGCACACCGACGCGGTGCCGCACGTGGTGGCCACCGTGCCGCCACAACACATGTACGGCATGGAGTTGTCGGTGCTGCTACCGATGGTCACCGCACTGGCGGTGCATGCCGGCCGGCCGTTCTTCCCCGACGATGTGGCACGTGCGCTTGCGGAGATTCCCGAGCCGCGCGTGCTGGTGACCACGCCGGTGCATCTGCGCGCGCTGGTCGAATCGGGCGTGCACCTGCCGCCGCTGGTAGGCATCGTCTCGGCCACCGCACCGCTGGCGCAGGAGGTGGCGGCCGCCGCCGAAGCGCGCTTTGGCGGGGAAGTGCGCGAGATGTTCGGCTCCACCGAAACCTGCGTGTTTGCGGTGCGGCGTACCGCCGTGGAAGCTGCCTGGACGCCGCTGCCCGGCGTGCGTCTGGAATCGCAGGCCGCCGGCACCTTGGTGCACGCGCCGCATCTGGCCAGCCCGGTGCTGCTGGCCGACATGATGGACGTGGCCGCCGATGGCCGTTTCCAGGTGCGTGGCCGCCAGGCCGATCTGCTGGAAATCGCCGGCAAACGCGCCTCGCTCGCAGATCTCACCCGCCGCCTGCTCGCCGTGCCGGGCGTGGTCGACGGCACCATCGTGCAACTCGCGCCGGAACACGGCCAATCGGTGGGCCGCATCGCCGCGCTGGTGGTGGCCCCGAGCCTGGACGAGGCACAGATCCTCACCGCCTTGCGCGGCAGCTTCGACCCGGTATTCCTGCCGCGCCGCCTGCGCAAGCTCGCCGCCCTGCCACGCAACGAAACCGGCAAGCTCCCGCGCGATCTGGTGTTGGGGTTGCTCAGTAGCTGA
- a CDS encoding S9 family peptidase: MPRLLPLSLLLLAATAQAQSTAPLTIEQVMADPDWIGPSVEQAWWQWDGKQVQYQLKREGSPVRDTYRQPAAGGTAAERVADTARAGLDAANPSYDAGRQRMLFTRNGDIFLRDLRSGALTQLTRSNEVESRPQFASDGGAIWRAGNNWYHWRADGGTAQVAVVKAERDPNAAPKADVLREQQLATLATLRRDREQREALRTQDDAWRRADSTRAPAPVYLGDEVEIVDSALSPDGRHLLVVTQAKGADEGQDGKMPKYVTESGYEEFQEVRTRVGRNAPVAHALWLVDVAAGSARALSFDPLPGIATDPLAALRKAAKKDPLKGNRAVRVESDGDGSGPAVHWSDDGRNVAVEIRAVDNKDRWIASVDLDDAKLQPRHRLSDSAWINWGFNEFGWLPDNRTLWLLSEESGYSQLYTVEGNGKPRQRTRGTFEVSAPVPSADGSGMFFLCNRKWPGDYEVCKLDLRTDQLSEVTALDGVEDFSLSPNGQQVLVRYSGSYLPPQLAVVPAAGGQATVLTDTRTAAFKAQPWIAPQYVQVPSTHGAGTVWGKYYGPQHPEPGKQYPIVMFVHGAGYLQNVSARYTPYFREQMFHNLLVQQGYIVLDLDYRASEGYGRDWRTAIYRNMGHPELEDYLDGLHWLVDTKQGDRTRAGIYGGSYGGFMTYMALFRSPGTFKAGAALRPVGDWMQYNHEYTSNILNTPDLDPQAYKTSSPINYADGLRDHLLIAHGMIDDNVFFKDSVDMTQKLVELHKENWQVAPYPLERHGFTRADSWLDEYKRILKLFNEQVKP; encoded by the coding sequence ATGCCCAGATTGTTGCCGTTGTCCCTCCTGTTGCTGGCCGCCACTGCGCAGGCGCAGTCCACCGCACCGCTCACCATCGAACAGGTGATGGCCGACCCGGACTGGATCGGGCCGTCGGTCGAGCAGGCCTGGTGGCAATGGGACGGCAAGCAGGTGCAGTACCAGCTCAAGCGCGAAGGCAGCCCGGTGCGCGATACCTATCGCCAGCCTGCAGCGGGCGGCACCGCCGCCGAGCGTGTGGCCGACACCGCGCGTGCGGGGCTGGATGCCGCCAACCCGAGCTACGACGCCGGCCGGCAACGCATGCTGTTTACGCGCAACGGTGACATCTTCCTGCGCGATCTGCGCTCCGGGGCGCTGACCCAGCTGACCCGCAGCAACGAGGTCGAATCGCGCCCGCAATTTGCCAGCGATGGCGGTGCGATCTGGCGCGCGGGCAACAACTGGTACCACTGGCGTGCCGATGGCGGTACCGCGCAGGTGGCAGTGGTGAAGGCCGAGCGCGATCCCAACGCCGCGCCCAAGGCCGATGTGCTGCGCGAGCAGCAACTGGCCACCCTGGCCACCTTGCGCCGCGACCGCGAGCAACGCGAGGCGCTGCGCACCCAGGACGATGCCTGGCGCCGCGCCGACAGCACCCGCGCACCGGCACCGGTGTATCTGGGCGATGAGGTGGAGATCGTCGACAGCGCGCTGTCGCCGGATGGACGCCATCTGCTGGTGGTCACCCAGGCCAAGGGCGCCGACGAGGGCCAGGACGGCAAAATGCCCAAGTACGTCACCGAATCCGGCTACGAGGAATTCCAGGAAGTCCGCACCCGCGTTGGCCGCAATGCCCCGGTGGCGCACGCGCTGTGGCTGGTGGACGTGGCTGCCGGCAGTGCCAGAGCGCTGTCGTTCGACCCGTTGCCCGGCATCGCCACCGACCCGCTGGCCGCGCTGCGCAAGGCGGCCAAGAAAGATCCGCTCAAGGGAAACCGTGCCGTGCGCGTGGAAAGCGACGGCGATGGCAGCGGCCCGGCCGTGCACTGGAGCGATGACGGACGCAACGTGGCGGTGGAAATCCGCGCCGTGGACAACAAGGACCGCTGGATCGCCAGCGTGGATCTGGACGATGCCAAGCTGCAGCCGCGCCATCGCCTGAGCGACAGCGCCTGGATCAACTGGGGCTTCAACGAATTCGGCTGGCTGCCAGACAACCGCACGCTGTGGCTGCTGTCGGAAGAATCCGGCTATTCGCAGCTGTACACGGTGGAAGGCAATGGCAAGCCACGCCAGCGCACCCGCGGCACATTCGAAGTGTCCGCACCGGTGCCCAGCGCCGATGGCAGCGGGATGTTCTTCCTGTGCAACCGGAAATGGCCGGGCGATTACGAGGTGTGCAAGCTGGATCTGCGCACCGATCAGCTCAGCGAAGTCACCGCGCTCGACGGCGTGGAAGATTTCAGTCTGTCGCCGAACGGCCAGCAGGTGCTGGTGCGTTATTCCGGCAGCTACCTGCCCCCGCAGTTGGCGGTGGTGCCGGCCGCTGGCGGCCAGGCCACGGTGCTCACCGACACGCGCACCGCTGCCTTCAAGGCGCAGCCGTGGATCGCGCCGCAATACGTGCAGGTGCCTTCAACGCACGGCGCCGGAACGGTGTGGGGCAAGTACTACGGCCCGCAGCATCCCGAGCCCGGCAAGCAGTACCCCATCGTGATGTTCGTGCACGGCGCCGGCTACCTGCAGAACGTGTCGGCGCGCTACACGCCGTATTTCCGCGAGCAGATGTTCCATAACCTGCTGGTGCAGCAGGGCTACATCGTGCTGGATCTGGACTACCGCGCCTCCGAAGGTTACGGCCGCGACTGGCGCACCGCGATCTATCGCAACATGGGCCATCCGGAACTGGAAGACTATCTGGACGGCCTGCACTGGCTGGTCGACACCAAGCAGGGCGATCGTACGCGTGCCGGCATCTACGGTGGCTCCTACGGCGGTTTCATGACCTACATGGCCCTGTTCCGCAGCCCGGGCACGTTCAAGGCCGGCGCCGCGCTGCGGCCGGTCGGCGACTGGATGCAGTACAACCACGAGTACACCTCCAACATCCTCAACACGCCCGACCTCGACCCGCAGGCCTACAAGACCTCCTCGCCGATCAACTATGCCGACGGCTTGCGCGACCATCTGTTGATTGCGCACGGCATGATCGACGACAACGTGTTCTTCAAGGACTCGGTCGACATGACCCAGAAGCTGGTCGAGCTGCACAAGGAAAACTGGCAGGTGGCGCCGTATCCGCTGGAGCGCCACGGCTTCACGCGGGCCGATTCGTGGCTGGATGAGTACAAGCGCATCCTCAAGCTGTTCAACGAACAGGTGAAGCCGTAA
- a CDS encoding pteridine-dependent deoxygenase: MTAPTLQPNQTVRHPRLQVDYVAQTDPSTLLQDAQVLAVFGFGDAAPRLDDPRYLRVPLQPYAADVLEVWRTDAPVRSGRDGNIAWSSDGRLQFGVIEIDEQEVEIEEAAAKAYAEITAFVSGSQTPRLLRIWNYLDAITLGSGDRERYRQFCVGRARGLGAFDVAQLPAATAVGRCDAERIIQIYWLAAADAGTPLENPRQVSAYNYPRQYGPQPPSFARAMLPPAGGDMPLLLSGTAAVVGHASMHTGQLLAQLEETFANFDALLGAARQHAPGLPAQFGAGTRLKVYVRERDDLPKVAQALDARFGDAVPRLLLHAVICRDELAVEIDGVHG; this comes from the coding sequence ATGACCGCGCCAACGCTCCAGCCCAACCAGACCGTGCGGCATCCGCGCCTGCAGGTCGACTATGTCGCGCAGACCGATCCCTCCACGCTGCTGCAGGATGCGCAGGTGCTGGCGGTGTTCGGTTTCGGCGATGCCGCGCCGCGGCTGGACGACCCACGCTATTTGCGCGTGCCACTGCAGCCGTACGCGGCCGATGTGCTGGAAGTCTGGCGCACCGACGCACCGGTGCGCAGCGGCCGCGACGGCAACATTGCCTGGTCCAGCGACGGCCGCCTGCAGTTCGGCGTGATCGAGATCGACGAGCAGGAGGTCGAGATCGAAGAAGCCGCCGCCAAGGCGTATGCGGAGATCACCGCGTTCGTCTCCGGCAGCCAGACCCCGCGCCTGTTGCGCATCTGGAATTACCTGGATGCGATCACGCTGGGCAGCGGCGACCGCGAACGCTATCGGCAGTTCTGCGTGGGCCGTGCGCGCGGCCTGGGCGCCTTCGATGTTGCGCAGTTGCCCGCCGCCACTGCCGTGGGCCGCTGCGATGCCGAGCGCATCATCCAGATCTACTGGCTGGCCGCGGCGGATGCCGGCACGCCGCTGGAAAATCCACGCCAGGTCAGCGCTTACAACTACCCGCGCCAGTACGGCCCGCAGCCGCCAAGTTTTGCCCGCGCGATGCTGCCACCGGCCGGCGGCGACATGCCGCTGCTGCTCTCGGGCACCGCTGCAGTGGTTGGCCACGCCTCCATGCACACCGGGCAGCTGCTCGCGCAGCTGGAAGAAACCTTCGCCAATTTCGACGCCCTGCTCGGCGCCGCGCGCCAGCACGCACCCGGCCTGCCGGCGCAGTTCGGCGCCGGCACCCGCCTGAAGGTCTACGTGCGCGAACGCGACGATCTACCCAAGGTGGCTCAGGCCCTGGACGCACGCTTCGGCGACGCGGTCCCGCGCCTGCTGCTACACGCGGTGATCTGCCGCGACGAACTGGCAGTGGAAATCGACGGCGTGCACGGCTGA